TCTTTCCATCTTCAAGCACATAGAGATGGTCTTTTAGTCCATGGGGCAATTTTGTATCGAACACCTTCTCGATTCCGGCAACGAGAGGAAAACTGAGCTGTAACGTGGCAAGACGGCTCTCGGCCCACGGTTCGGTTGCGACAACATCCTCAACACGGATATTCTGATGACGGGTGGCATAGACAAAACCGAGCGTCACCCCCTCATAAAGGAGCTTGTCGAGATTTAATGTCGCCCCGTAGTAAGAAATCGTTCTGTTCTGAATGATTGTCTCGCCGGCATCGGTCTTATATTCTGTGCGTAATGGATCGTTCCCATAATGAAGGGCCAGATTCCACAAGACCGGGAATTCCGCCCTGGTGCGAATCGTTGGATAATTTTCAGAAGTGCCTGCTCCGTAATATTCATTAACAGAGGGATCGGCCGCCGCCTCTGCACGCATCATCTCACCTTCGACCGCAACCTTTGTCCATATCCATTTGGTGAGGTCAGCACCGAGCGTCGCCCGTGCATACCAGGCCTTCGCACCCGTCACCGATCCGTTCTCATCCTGATCGGTCCCAAACGCGCCATCGAGGCTGAGCGAAAGGTGCTTTAAAGGTTCCCACAGCTTCCAGAGGGGGGCGTTTCTAAATGTGCCACCGACGACAAAACCGGCATTTGGCTCAAAACCACCCGATGAGGCGATCGCGAGCGGGTTGGCGGAACCGGGGACACCCACGGTGCTTTCGAGGCGAAGCGTCCCATGTCCCAAACGGGCTGAAAAATCGCTCCCCTCATGTTCATAACCATAGGTGGGAGATCCGCCCGGTTCATGCTCACCCTTGAATCCGCCCTTTTCGATGCTGAAACTTAAACCGATCCCGCCACTCGGGATAACCTTATCACCGTCCGGGTTCGGAACGACGTGATAGAGGGGAAGACCATTCGGGTCTTTTGCGACCTTGCTGGAACCCGGAAAGACAAGTTCAAATTTGGGGGTAATCGTTGTTGTAACCCCACCGATAGAGAGATCCGTTGACGCCTGGCCCCCCACTTTTCCATTAACGATGGTACAGTCTTTCCCGCAACCGGTACCACTCTGGCCGGTTGTTACATTGAGGCCTGTCAATCCGTTGAGAGAGATCTCTCCCATCTTGCTCCCTTAAAATTGAAGAAAGAGTTGTGCGCGAACGACCTGGTCGTTGAGGTTGCGGATTCCGTTCACGTTCAGGATCTGTTTGTACTCCCCCTGAAGTTTCAGCTTGTCTCCTTTGAAGTAGTAATTGAGACCCCCTGCTAACTCATGAATCGGATTGGGACTCCCTTCGTTATCTTTCGTAAGACCGGTCAAGGCAAGCGCCGGGGTGGGAAAATCCGGAATCACAACGGCATAACGTCCTGCCGCCTCGAACTTGTGAGGAACGATGAAGAACCCTGCCTGTGTGAGGTACCCGTGGTCAAATGACCGGAAACGGGTGTTGTAGACAAATTGCCACTGGCCAAGCAGATTGAATCCCATCCAGGTAAAGGCACCATCAAGATCACCACGCACCAACCGGTTCTCATGTGGTTTGATGCCTAAATCGACATCTTCCTGAAAGCCCGCCGTCTCCTTTGCACTACCAAAATCATAGAGGGCCGTTGCGCCAAAACCCAAATTTGGACTGTCGGAATAATCCGGGTCCCCCTGGTAACCGGTCAGCCTCCCCATGGCGATGTACTCAAGCCGTGTTCCTGTCATGATCTCTTTGTTTTTGTTTGCTGCGTTTGCCCCATCACCATTCGTAAAGAAAAAATAGTAGTTGAGCGGAAGCGGACCGACACCGCCACTCAGCATGAGGCCACGATCACGGCCAATTCCGAAATGTCCAGAGACAATCGATCCGGTCACCATCTGAGAACCAAAGGAGGAGTAGAAGTCTTCCCGGTTGATCGGGAGGTAAAACTGCCCTGTCCGGATATTGAAATAATTAACGATATTGAGATCGACATAGGCATCTTTCAGAGAGGCACCGCCGTCAGCATAGTCAACGGCAATCATGTAGAGGACCTTGGAAGAGAAACTGTGTCCCTTGAAGAAGGTCCTCACACTCTCAAACTGGAAGGTGCTTGTATCGAGTCGCGTCTCCTTGTACTCGTACTGATACTGGGGAATGACCCGCAGATTGACCTGAAACTTGAATTTTTCGTCCTCCGAAAGGAGATAAAAACCGCCGTCGTAGCCCCCTTTGACGGCAAACGCTTTTCCAGGGAGAAACTGCAGAGAGAGGACGACCAACCCCATAAACAGAATCCACGGTGATTTGAGGATTTTAGGAGAGTGATACGTCACAAAATCATTATCGAACTTAAGGGCCAAAGGTTGCTTTTGATTTTTTTAGTCCCGCCCCACTTTTTACAAAACTCTTTTTGAGATAAACCGAGAATGAAAAGGAGGGGTTAGGGGAAGCCTCCGATGGAGGAGACTATTCGGGCATCCGGCTCTGAAAACCTGTTTTCCACTTCCTGGGAGTCGCTACCCCCGGAAGAGGCTCTTGGTGCGAGTTTTCTCCCCTCACTCTCTCCGGAGATCAAGTCAATTTTTTACAAGGCAGGGGCAGCACCGGGATGGGCCGCACTCGGAGGGGCCGTCACCCTCCCCTATCTCCTGACCCTCCCTGCCTTCGGTTCAACTCCTCGCAGCATCGGCTCGAAGATACTCTCTTCACGTCCAGCAGCCGTTGCCACCGCGCTCATGGGGGCCCTCCTTTTTTCTACTGCGAACCCGGCCGTCGGACTATCTTCACTTCATTACAAAGTCATCGTGGGAGACGTTCAAGAATGACCGAACCGCCCTCTTGGGAAAGGCGGGCGTCATTTTTAATCCGCAGTGGTATATCCATCCGTTCACGAGTGGTCCGAATCCGGTTGCGATGACAGGTCTTCGTCGTGTTGCCTATTCTACGATACGCACGGGAGGGGTCGTTGGTCTTGGAATCAATCTTTATCACGATCATCTCGCCGAAACAACACTCAAGGAAAATGTCGCCTGGCAACGGACACGCATGATCTTCGGACTCCTCATGGTGGGAGGAATCGTTGAATACACGGTCTCCACAATGGCGCTGCTCCGTTTGGGAGCCTATATCAATGCCGGCACGGAGGTGATTGTCGAATTGGCGAATCAGAGAAAGACGACGGCGGTCGCCGATCTCAATTATTTTCGATTTTCACTCGGCGTCTTGAGGACCGGTTTCTTCTCCATGGCACTCGATCGCGGCATCTACTTCACACGTCTCCGACGACTGAGTACCCTTAATGAGAGACAGTTTTTAGCGCGCTACCCCGCAGAGACCGTTGCAGGGAAGGGTGAAAAACTGCGGTTGGCCTATGACCGGATGAAGGAGGTTTATGCGACCGACCTCTCTTGGGAACAGAGGTTTGAGAGACTCAACACAGCCTTGGGGAATGGCCTTCGAGAGAGAATTTTGACGCTTCGTGAGTTGGCGAGCCTTGAAACACGCGGTCAGCGAATTTCAATCGCGCTCGAGGCGGTCCTCTTCACGAGCCTTCTCATGGCGCCGGTCTACACCGCCGAGGGGATCCTGCAGGGGGTCAACCCGGGCAACTATTTAACGGCAAGGTTTCATCAGGTGATTTCTCCATCCCCCATAATGCAGATTACGGCGGAATATTTCGGGGATTATACAAAGGTGAAGTCGATCATCATCAACAAGTTCCTCCTCTTCTGGATCTTTGGAAACGGAACTTATGTTACGGATCCCAAATACGCCGGGGAGGACAATGCGATCCGGACACTCATCAAGACACGGAAGGAGGCCGATCGCATCGATGCCCTGCAGGGAGAGGAATGGAGAGAGATGATCTCCTTCTACCTCCGTAAAAAACTGGGGCATGTCGAAGGGGACCTCACAAGCTTTACGGGATGGCTTGGTTACCTCCGGGCCTGTAAATACTCCCTTTCAAACGACGCCCAGTCGTTTGGTGTCTTCTTTGGGTCAATCCTGGAAAAGTCGGAAATGATCCTGGCCGGTGGCCTCCGACTTCTTGACAAAGGTTTTGATGCTATCGCCCAGTCGATCCACCAATTGACTGACAGACTGACAAGCGACGCTCAGCCCTACAGTGGCTCACTATGGTTACCCTTGAATCGATTTGCCTCGTGGCTCGAGGGCTGCCTTGATGATCCCGAGAAAATGATACCGTTCTCCGAAATGGCCCACGCTATGTACCGCTTTGCCGACACCCTTTTCACGCCTGATCATGACGTCTTTTACACACTTTTCGACACGCTCCGGTCGCCTGATGAGCACGGTCTCAGTATCGAGGAACGTGACGGCCTCGTCGAGCTTTTGGCCAGCTACGCGAGCAAGAGCCCGTTGCATGACAAAAAGGCGGCTGATTGGTTGCGGAAAACCGACCCAAATCGCTACTGGGAGGAATGGGCCCTGCTCCGAACACTTGCCCTATTCCCCTTGATTTCGAAGGAATATCCTGTTTTCAGACCGTTGCGTGAGAATGAAAAATTGGGGAGTTTGGAACAGGAGGTCCGCGAACACTACCTTATTGGAATAAACGACCTCCCTCCCAATCGTCGGCTCGAAGAGGCTATTCGAAGAATCACCAATGAGGCAATTCACAGAAGGTATGGGGGATAGATTAAAGGAGTCTCTATGACACCAACAACGGTACTCAAACTCTTAAGTGGTAGCGCCACCCTCCTCTTGCCAGCAATCGTAAATGACCTTATCCCACGCAAAACAACCACCCAAGAAGCCGACGACGAAGCTTGCGCCGCACTCACTGATGGTGGGCACTGCCTTATCACAGAGAAGCCACGTTCAGAGGACTGCAGTTTTTATTCGGATGGCGGTCATTGTCTTATTCCCGGCCAATCATGGCGGTCGTCGTTTGATTGTTACCGGTCTGGGACTTGCCCTCTGCAAACAGGTGATTGATCTCCATCCGGGACGAAACGGTTGACACCTTCGCTGCAAATCCCTAAATAGGCTCCACTCAATGAGCTGGGGCCTAAAAAACAGATTAAGTCGGATTCTCAAGCCGGCAACCGGCAAGACGGTGATGCTCGCGGTTGACCATGGTTACTTCCTGGGACCGACGAGCGGTCTGGAAGACCCAAAAAAGACGATTACCCCTCTTCTGCCGTATGCCGACAGTCTCATGCTGACTCGGGGAGTCCTCAGAACCTCCGTTGATCCATCAAGCAATGTCCCGATTGTCCTTCGGGTCTCCGGCGGAACAAGCATCCTGAAAGAGCTCTCGAATGAGGTGATCACCACCACGATTGAAGAGGCGGTTCGACTCAATGCCTCGGCCGTCACCTGTTCGATCTTCGTCGGGGGCGAGTATGAGAAGCAGAGCCTTTCCAATTTGGCCCACCTGGTGAATGAGGCGGAGCCGTACGGTATACCGGTCCTCGCCGTAACGGCTGTCGGAAAGGAGATGGTGCGGGATGCCCGTTACCTCTCCCTCGCCTGCCGCATTGCCGCAGAACTGGGATCGCACTTCGTCAAGACCTACTTCTGTGATGATTTTGAGAGCATCGTCGGGAGCTGTCCTGTCCCTGTCGTGATTGCCGGCGGGAAAAAGACCCCCGAGCGGGAGGCCCTCCAACTCTCTTATAATGCAATCCGGGGAGGGGCCGTCGGGGTTGATATGGGGCGCAACATCTTTCAATCCGATTCCCCCGTCGGAATGATCCAGGCGGTTCGTACCATTGTTCATGAGAAGGCAACCGTTGATCAGGCGTTTGATATCTACCAAACTGTAAAAAGCCAATCCCAACCAGGCCACTGACTCTTCCCTCATGCGGGTCATCACTTACTACAACAACAAGGATGTCCGTCTCGAAGAGAGGCCCCGACCTAAGATCGGCAAGGGTGAGCTCCTTGTCAAAGTTGAGGCCGCGGGGATCTGCGGAAGTGATGTGATGGAATGGTATCGTGTTTCCAAATCACCGAGAATTCTAGGACACGAGATTGCGGGAGAGATCGTGGAGGTTGGGGCCGGTATTGAAAAATATAAAAAGGGGGATCGGATTGCCG
This window of the Deltaproteobacteria bacterium genome carries:
- the lsrF gene encoding 3-hydroxy-5-phosphonooxypentane-2,4-dione thiolase, with product MSWGLKNRLSRILKPATGKTVMLAVDHGYFLGPTSGLEDPKKTITPLLPYADSLMLTRGVLRTSVDPSSNVPIVLRVSGGTSILKELSNEVITTTIEEAVRLNASAVTCSIFVGGEYEKQSLSNLAHLVNEAEPYGIPVLAVTAVGKEMVRDARYLSLACRIAAELGSHFVKTYFCDDFESIVGSCPVPVVIAGGKKTPEREALQLSYNAIRGGAVGVDMGRNIFQSDSPVGMIQAVRTIVHEKATVDQAFDIYQTVKSQSQPGH